The segment ATTTTAGAGGAACGGGCACATTTTGATAAACTGATTTTTGATACAGCGCCGACAGGGCATACCATACGGTTATTATCACTGCCTGAATTAATGGGTGTCTGGATAGATGGGTTGCTGCAAAAAAGAAGAAAAACGAATGAAAATTATTCCCAGCTGTTAAATGATGGGGACCCGGTTGAGGATCCGATTTATGATGTGCTCAGGGAAAGGCAAGAACGCTTTTCAAAAGCCAGAGAGGTTATGCTGGATGGGAGGGAGACAGGTTTTATTTTCGTCTTGAACCCGGAAAGACTTCCGATTTTAGAAACGCAAAAGGCTATTAAATTGCTGGATAAATATCATTTACATGTAAAGACCGTAATCGTGAATAAAGTCCTGCCCGATGATGCAGATGGACAGTTTTTGTTGCAGCGAAGAGAGCATGAAAAACAATATGTATCCATGATTGAAGAAACATTTCAAAAGCAGGAACGTATCTATGTACCGTTATTCTCACATGATGTAACGAATATAGAACAATTAGCGGACTTTAGTACATATTATGAGAAAGGGTGACAGGAATGAAAGCATTTGTACATGAATATGGTGAATTGAAGTTAAAAGACGACGTTCAGGATCCGGTTGCAGGGAACGGAGAGGTAGTCGTTGCCCTAAGTGTGGCAGGTTTAAATCGACGTGATGTGGGACTTCCAAATCGAAGGGGTGACGAGGAAGAAGCGTTAGTACTTGGCTCTGATGGTGCTGGAGTTATTGCGTCGGCAGGTGAGGGTGTTACAAATGTAAAAGTGGGTGATGAAGTTATCATTAATCCTTCTTTACGTTGGGAGCATAACAGTGACGCACCGCCAAAGGGTTTTGATATTCTTGGGATGCCCGATGATGGTACATTTGCTGAAAAAATTGTCCTATATGCAGAACAAGTGGAGAAAAAGCCAGACCATTTATCCTGGGAAGAAGCAGGTGTGCTAGCGTTAGGCGCGTTAACAGGATACCGGGCGCTTTTTACAAAAGGGCAGGTGAGTGAAGGGGATACCGTATTTATTCCCGGGGCAGGCAGTGGCGTGGCAACATACCTCATTCAGTTTGCGAAAAATGTTGGGGCAAAAGTAATTGTCACTTCCCGAAATGCGGAAAAACAAAGACAAGCCAAAGAATTGGGAGCCGACATTGTATTAGATACAGCTAGCGACTGGCCGAAAGAATTAGAAAATGAAACGGTTGACTTAGTGATCGACAGTGTGGGACAAGCCACATTTAACCGTTCATTGGAGATTTTGAAAAAAGGTGGTCGAATCGTAATATTTGGTGCAACCACAGACGATACAGTAGACTTTAATTTACGTAAATTCTTCTATGGACAGTATCAGTTGTTCGGAACAACCATGGGTAGCAGACAGGAACTTGGAGCAATGCTGGAACATATAGAAAATTTTAAAATGCATCCTGTCGTTGATCGGACTTTCTCATTGGACGAGGCTGAGAAAGCTTTTGACTATTTGAAGGAAGGGAAGCAATTCGGGAAAGTTGCTTTACGTATAGAATAAAGCTAGTAGAGGATTACTAGCTTTATTAATGGCTGTTTTCTAAACTATAGGTATTTGCTATAACCGCCGTTCGGGTCAGCGAAGGGCGGATGCGCATCCTTAGGGCACGGCTTCAGCCTCCTCGCGGAAAACCGCCGCTGTGGGGTCTTCATACACGTGCTATTCCCGCAGGAGTCATCGCCCTTCGCTGACCCGAACTGGCAAGGTGGTTTGAAATTTTTAATAGTGATTATGAACAATTTAGCGTTAGTGACCAGACTACCAGCGGAATGTATTTCCGTAGCGGTATCCTTATCCTTGCACTTAAATAGTGTGAAGGAATTGTCACTACGTCGCATTTTATATCAACTGCGGTGAAGATTTAAAAGCAACAAAACAATACTTACGAAAAGAGCTTTATTAACTCAAATAAGGGCTGACCATATCAATTGCTTGTTGCATTTTTTTACTGTTTTTTTCATACATTTGTTTTGCGTTCTCATTTTCCGTAGCTAATGCAAACAGCTCCAGATCAGCCTGGGACTTTTTCATTGTAGCAAGGAGAAGGGGTAATTCTGAAGGGCTTGGTACAGCCAATTTGTCATCATATAAATCAACGGTTAACTGGCCATTTGTATCTGCTTGGCCTAGAAACACGTTTTCAATACTGACATTAATTTTATCCAGTTCTGTTTCTAACCAATTTGTATTTAAATTTAAATTTGCCAATGGTTCGAGTAAGACTTTCCCGTCCATGATCACCGTTTGGGGTTCCTTTTCCGGTGCAAGCTTTATTCCTAAGTCTTTTGCTGTTAAAGGCCGGTTCTCTTTTTTGGGTAGAACACTTAATGTTCCTGATGGCTCGAGTAATGCAAATTCAACATCAGATGTGAGGAATACATTATTATCACGTAATTTCGCAAGTAAGTCATCGGTCGAGTAACCTTCTTTTTTTAAGTTATCCTCCATGATTTTGCCATCTTGAATAAATACAGTACTTTTTCCCTCGGTGAAGTTACGAAAGGATTTACTTTTAAGTGAAAGAAACTCGACAGTAAAAGGCACTAAGAACCAGATAACCATGGCTAAAATGCCATATATGAGATTGCTGTTTGGATCTATTGTATGAATTGCCACAATTCCACCCAGAACAATGCCGGAAATGTATTCAAAGACATTTAGTTGTGACATTTGCTTTGCACCAAGCCATTTTGTCATAAAAAATAAAATAGCTACTAATGTAAGTGATCTTAAGATAATCATAATCCAATCCGGCATAGAAATCATACCTTTCTTTTTTATTTGGCAGAAATTAGACTAATATTGTGGTTCTTCTCTTTCAAGATGTATAACCTGTTGCTGCAGGTCAATTTTTATTTCGTTCATGATTTGTTGTACATTGTTAAATGCATCCTTTGTTTCCTGTTCTTGCGCTTTATTAGAAAGCATATTCAAGCTTGCTTCAATACTTTTCACCGATGAATAACAGCTTTTTACCTGTGATCCGACCGTCATAAAATCCACTCCTAACCTTTTGATTTAAACAGTATTGCACCAATTACACCGAAAATAATTGCTGCTGAAATACCTGCACTGGTAACTTCAAACATACCGGTTACAACCCCTATTAGTCCATGCTGTTCAGCTTCTTGCATTGCCCCGTGAACCAATTGGTTGCCAAAGCTTGTAATTGGTACGGTAACGCCTGCACCGGCAAAATCAATCAATGGTTCATATAATCCTATTCCATCAAGCACAGCACCTGAGACAACAAAAATAGTTAACGTATGAGCAGGACTTAATTTAAATACATCAAACATAATCTGTCCAATAACACAAATAAGTCCGCCTACCACGAAGGCCCAGAAAAATATCATCATGTATCACTTCCTGACTCAATGGAAACTGCGTGAGCGATACAAGGAATGGGATCTTTTTGCTGTACACTCATTGGTGAATGAAGGGATCCGGTCGCGACAACAAGTATTCGCTTAAAATCACCTTTTTTCATTTGATTTAAAAAATGTCCATATGTCACGATAGCCGAGCATGCAGGTCCACTTGCACCAGCTAGAACAGGCTGACCTTCCCGGTAAATGGTAAGCCCGCAATCAACATACTGTTCCTCTTTGATATCCAAACCACGGTCATTCAGAAGATCCAGTGAAACCTTTCTACCAATATGACCGAGGTCACCTGTAATGATTAGGTCATAAAAGCTAGGATCCACATTTCTTTCTTTGAAATGTGTCTCAATGGTGTCTACAGCCGCTGGAGCCATAGCCCCCCCATATTAAATGGATCTGTTAATCCCATGTCGACAACCTTGCCAATGGTAGAGGATGTAACAACTGGCCCTACACCGTCTTTAGCAACTAAAGCACACCCTGCACCAGTAACTGTCCATTGTGCAGTTGGTGGTTTCTGACCACCATATTCTGTAGGGTAGCGAAATTGCTTCTCAGCAGCCGCATTATGACTAGACGTTCCGCTTAATACATAGTTGGCGCCGTCTCCATTTATGAAAAAAGCAGCTAACGCCAAACTTTCCATTGATGTAGCGCAGGCACTGAATAAACCGAGATAGGGAAGACCCATTGTTTTTGCAGCAAAGTTTGAGGGTGTAATTTGATTGATTAAGTCACCGCTTATAAAAAAATCGACCTGCTCTTTTTCGATGATGCTTTTTTTAACAGCTACTTGACAGGCTTCTTCCATCATTACCTGCTGTGACTTTTCAAAAGATGCCTGCTCTTGCCACATATCTTCATGCAAAATATCGAAGTCATTCGGAATGTTTCCATTTGCTTCAAATGGACCACCTACTGTACCGGTGGAGATAATGACAGGCTTATTTTCAAAGGTCCATGTTTGATGTCCGACCAACATTATAACCCACCCCACTTTATAAGAATTGTTTTTATGAGAGCGACGACAAATGAAGCAAACACACCGTATACAATAACCGGCCCGGCTAGTTTCAACATGTTACTGCCTACACCTAAGATAAACCCTTCCGTCCGATATTCGATAGCTGAAGAAATGACCGCATTACCAAATCCTGTTACAGGTACTGCTGACCCTGCACCGGAAAATTGCCCAATTCGATCATAAACACCGAACCCGGTCAGTAGCATTGTTATGAAAATGAGTGTTGCCACGGTGGGACTTCCTGCTGTTTGCTCGGTGAAATTAAAGTAGTAAATATAGAAAGTAGTAATAATTTGGCCGATAAAACAGATGAATCCACCAACTAAAAATGCTTTTATACAGTTTTTTAATAAGGGTCTTTTTACTTCACGTTTGTCTTGAAATGCCTGGTATGATTGTGCTTCAGGGGGTAAATTTTTCTTTTTTTTATCTGCCATGTTATTTCACTCTTTTCTCCTAAGTCTCTTCTTTTGATAAACCAATAACTTTATCCAATGCTTTCTCAAGTTCTTTCTTTGTTACTGATTCTGATTCAAGTGCTTTTTCTATTCGATCAAGTTCTAGGACTATTTTTTTATCTGTAGAGAGATCGACTTCCATGTTTGGAAATTTTTCTTTCATTTCCTTCTTTCGTTTTTCTCGAAAATTAGCTAATCCAAATCGTTCATGATGCTCAATTTCAATGGCGATCATCAACTTCTTTGATGTATTAACTGCTTTTATGGAAGTAATTTCTTCGTAGTTACTTAAGTATTCCTTTGCTTGATTTGCAGGTCCTTGATCAATGGCATTTGATGTTGTAGAGATTTGATTCAATTCAATATTATTATTATTTCCTTGCGATTCGGGAGTTGGTCCACAGCCAATTAGCAAAAGTGCGAAGCTGATAAATAAAATCGATTTGAAGGTGTTCATCCATTTCACCCATTTCTTTGTTTATGCGTTATATGGGAGGTTGGCGAACCACCAACCTCAAGTTTAAAGTATATTAAAATCCTTTGTATTGTGGTTCTTCTTGTTCGATTTGCTGTGATCTTGGCTCAACACTTTGCAGGACTGTCTGTGTTTGTTGAGCGGCATTTTCGTACATTTGTTTTGCTTGTTTATTTTCAGTTTGCAGTGCAAATTGCTCGAAACTTGCCTGAGCACTTTTAAGTCCTGCAATGGTTTGTTTTAATTGGCTGCTTACAGTCATATGAATCCTCCTTTTTCATAACGTCATTAGTTATAATTTGAGTTTTGATGTGTAAATATACTTTCTACATTCTTCCTTTAGGGAAATTAGAAAATAAAAAAGCAGTACAATCACTGCGGATGTACTGCTTAGATTTATCTTTTATTAAACTTTTTATCCCTCATAAATGGTGTAACATCCATTCGTATGGGATGTTTGTACTTACGGATCATTTGGTTCGTCCATGTATCTTTTCGTGTGTTGCTTGAGCGATTTTGGTAATAGGACGTGAGCTGATTATCAAAATCGGTTATTAAGGATTGCTGCTTTTCATCATTTTCATATTCATTTTCATGATACACAATCTCGAGAGGCAATCGCGGTTTGGTTTCAGGCTGCTGATCCGGATAGCCAACTGCCAGCCCGAACAAAGGGATGACGCGTTCTGGAAGTCCAAGTAAATTGCTTACACGCGTTATGTCATTTCGCAGGCTACCTAAAAAACAAATACCGAGTCCCATTGATTCTGCTGCTATGGATGCATTTTGCGCTGCTAACGCTGCATCAATGGTTGTTACGATAAATTGCTCTGTACTTTCCATACTTTCCTGCATTTGTAATTGCTCTTCCTTAGAGGCTTGTTGGTAAACGCGATTCAAATCTCCGCAGAATACAAATAGGTGACCATTATCTTTTACATAAGGTTGTCCTGATACAGCTGATAATTCTGCCTTTATATTCTCATCCGTGATTCCAATAATGGTATATGCCATAACATGACTCGAGGTCGAAGCTTGTTGTGCTGCTTTTACGATGGTATGTATTTGGTCTTTTCTTAGTTTTTCTTTTTTAAATTTACGTATAGAACGATGATTGAGCATAGTTTCTACTGTGTTGTTCATTAATAATAACTCCTTTAATTTGTACGCATAATGATATTCGTCGTACTTGCCTCTTCTGTTTTTAGCCATTCATCTATAAGTTCATCGGTTGGTTCGATTACAGATGGCTTCTCCACGGAGATCGTTTCATTATCGATCCATTCTGCTTGCAGTAGGGGCCAAGTATAGTCTAATATGTTAGCGTCATTTGTATAATTACTCAACGATACGGTCTTCCAATTTTCGATATCAATAACAACTATATTTGCTAATGGAAGCGGAAGTGATCCTTCACGATTAAATTGGAATAATAATTTTGTGTTATCCGGTGATGTGATAATATTACTCGCTTTTGCCAAATCTGCTAAAAGATATGCCTGTTTTTCTTTTTCTTGACTGAACAATAAATAAGAGCATAATTCATTGTGACATGAGAATTCAAGTAGGTAAATACTTTCATCTTTGGAAGTTAGGCGATCTATCCTCATTTCTTCAATTTCCTTTTTTCGATCCGGAATTGCACTTAAGTATTCACTTAATATCGGAACCATTTCTAAGTTAACAGTGATTTGTTCATCTTGCAGCGGGAATTCGATAAATTCATCTACCTGCTCCGCGTCGTCAATTTCCTCTTCAACTAATTCAGGCTCACTATCAGGTTCGGGCACGGTTTCTTCTTTCACGATAGCAGGTTCACTGTTGGCGCATGCTGATAGCAATAAAAGGATCGTTATACCTAATAAACATTTCTTCATAAACTCGCCCCAATTATAAAATGGTTTATCAATTCGTCAAGGCAATGAAGTACTCAGCGTGAAGTGTACGAACGAATATATCAATTATACAATATTTTAAAAAAGTTAACAGGGGTATTAACAGAAAAACATTTTAGTGATATTTTTTCATTGAGAATAAAATATTAATTGTCAGGTTTTTTTGTTACAATTATGAAGAAACAAAAGGGGAGGGAGTAGATGAAAACATTTAAGCTGAAATCATTGGAAATTATTGAACAAAGAGATGACAATCTTATGCCAAAGAAAATTCCCTTAAAAGATGGTCTTGCCATTAATCGGGAAGATGATAATAATCAATGGGTTATCG is part of the Virgibacillus sp. NKC19-16 genome and harbors:
- a CDS encoding ArsA family ATPase, with protein sequence MEVLAKNIIFVGGKGGVGKSTSAAAIAWKSAKSGNKTLLVSTDPAHNLGDIFKQSIGGKTTWVANNLSALEIDPDIETEKYIRGVKENIKGTVQSSMMEEVHRQLDTAKASPGADEAALFDKLISIILEERAHFDKLIFDTAPTGHTIRLLSLPELMGVWIDGLLQKRRKTNENYSQLLNDGDPVEDPIYDVLRERQERFSKAREVMLDGRETGFIFVLNPERLPILETQKAIKLLDKYHLHVKTVIVNKVLPDDADGQFLLQRREHEKQYVSMIEETFQKQERIYVPLFSHDVTNIEQLADFSTYYEKG
- a CDS encoding zinc-binding dehydrogenase, producing the protein MKAFVHEYGELKLKDDVQDPVAGNGEVVVALSVAGLNRRDVGLPNRRGDEEEALVLGSDGAGVIASAGEGVTNVKVGDEVIINPSLRWEHNSDAPPKGFDILGMPDDGTFAEKIVLYAEQVEKKPDHLSWEEAGVLALGALTGYRALFTKGQVSEGDTVFIPGAGSGVATYLIQFAKNVGAKVIVTSRNAEKQRQAKELGADIVLDTASDWPKELENETVDLVIDSVGQATFNRSLEILKKGGRIVIFGATTDDTVDFNLRKFFYGQYQLFGTTMGSRQELGAMLEHIENFKMHPVVDRTFSLDEAEKAFDYLKEGKQFGKVALRIE
- a CDS encoding DUF421 domain-containing protein; translated protein: MPDWIMIILRSLTLVAILFFMTKWLGAKQMSQLNVFEYISGIVLGGIVAIHTIDPNSNLIYGILAMVIWFLVPFTVEFLSLKSKSFRNFTEGKSTVFIQDGKIMEDNLKKEGYSTDDLLAKLRDNNVFLTSDVEFALLEPSGTLSVLPKKENRPLTAKDLGIKLAPEKEPQTVIMDGKVLLEPLANLNLNTNWLETELDKINVSIENVFLGQADTNGQLTVDLYDDKLAVPSPSELPLLLATMKKSQADLELFALATENENAKQMYEKNSKKMQQAIDMVSPYLS
- a CDS encoding DUF1657 domain-containing protein translates to MTVGSQVKSCYSSVKSIEASLNMLSNKAQEQETKDAFNNVQQIMNEIKIDLQQQVIHLEREEPQY
- the spoVAE gene encoding stage V sporulation protein AE, which gives rise to MIFFWAFVVGGLICVIGQIMFDVFKLSPAHTLTIFVVSGAVLDGIGLYEPLIDFAGAGVTVPITSFGNQLVHGAMQEAEQHGLIGVVTGMFEVTSAGISAAIIFGVIGAILFKSKG
- the spoVAC gene encoding stage V sporulation protein AC, whose translation is MADKKKKNLPPEAQSYQAFQDKREVKRPLLKNCIKAFLVGGFICFIGQIITTFYIYYFNFTEQTAGSPTVATLIFITMLLTGFGVYDRIGQFSGAGSAVPVTGFGNAVISSAIEYRTEGFILGVGSNMLKLAGPVIVYGVFASFVVALIKTILIKWGGL
- a CDS encoding DUF1657 domain-containing protein, whose amino-acid sequence is MTVSSQLKQTIAGLKSAQASFEQFALQTENKQAKQMYENAAQQTQTVLQSVEPRSQQIEQEEPQYKGF
- the nfsA gene encoding oxygen-insensitive NADPH nitroreductase, with protein sequence MNNTVETMLNHRSIRKFKKEKLRKDQIHTIVKAAQQASTSSHVMAYTIIGITDENIKAELSAVSGQPYVKDNGHLFVFCGDLNRVYQQASKEEQLQMQESMESTEQFIVTTIDAALAAQNASIAAESMGLGICFLGSLRNDITRVSNLLGLPERVIPLFGLAVGYPDQQPETKPRLPLEIVYHENEYENDEKQQSLITDFDNQLTSYYQNRSSNTRKDTWTNQMIRKYKHPIRMDVTPFMRDKKFNKR